A genomic segment from Orrella daihaiensis encodes:
- a CDS encoding TRAP transporter large permease, translating to MSDPAVALLMLGLFICFIFLGFPIAFTLMAMGVGFGFYAYYNPALHFWDNNIFFLMVQNTYSVMSNDVLISIPLFLFMGYIIERSNILEKLFESLQIAMRKIPGSMGVAALVTCALFATATGIVGAVVTLMGLLALPSMLKAGYDKKLSSGIIAAGGTLGILIPPSIMLIVYAATAGVSVVKLYAAALLPGFLLAGLYLIYIVARVIVNPSLAPKRTDSDHVTFWQGFKLLLTAFFPLAFLIVAVLGSILFGLATPSEAAAMGALGGVVLSVAYGAFTWDRLRESVYLTAKTSAMVCWLFVGSWTFSSVFSYLGGEGVIEHFVLSLNLSTVEFLIMAQIIIFILGWPLEWSEIIIIFVPIFLPMLAVFDVDPLLFGLLIAINLQTSFLTPPMAMSAYYLKGVAPPGVELWDIFKGCFPFLGMVLMTLVLVYVYPQIVSYLPDLLYNQPIKADDGPLPEGVIDPSFFMQTN from the coding sequence ATGAGTGATCCAGCCGTCGCGCTCCTGATGCTGGGGCTTTTTATCTGTTTTATTTTTTTAGGCTTTCCGATTGCCTTTACCTTGATGGCCATGGGCGTGGGTTTCGGGTTTTACGCCTACTACAACCCTGCTCTGCACTTTTGGGATAACAACATCTTCTTTCTGATGGTGCAAAACACGTACAGCGTGATGAGCAACGATGTGTTGATCTCGATCCCGCTGTTTTTGTTTATGGGCTACATCATCGAACGATCCAACATCCTGGAAAAACTCTTTGAAAGCCTGCAGATTGCCATGCGCAAGATCCCGGGTTCCATGGGCGTAGCCGCATTGGTGACTTGCGCGCTGTTTGCCACTGCCACAGGGATCGTGGGCGCCGTGGTGACCCTGATGGGGCTGTTGGCATTGCCTTCGATGCTCAAGGCTGGCTACGACAAAAAGCTCTCAAGCGGCATCATCGCCGCTGGCGGCACGCTAGGCATTTTGATTCCACCGTCCATCATGCTGATCGTCTATGCGGCGACAGCCGGTGTTTCTGTGGTCAAGCTCTATGCCGCGGCGCTTTTGCCTGGCTTTTTATTGGCAGGTCTTTACCTCATCTATATCGTTGCGCGGGTGATCGTTAACCCAAGCCTCGCCCCCAAGCGCACCGACTCCGATCATGTCACGTTCTGGCAAGGGTTCAAACTGCTGCTGACGGCGTTTTTTCCGCTGGCGTTTCTAATCGTTGCTGTGCTGGGCTCGATCTTGTTCGGTCTGGCGACCCCTAGCGAAGCCGCGGCCATGGGCGCATTGGGTGGCGTGGTGCTGTCGGTTGCCTACGGTGCCTTCACCTGGGACCGCCTGCGCGAATCGGTTTACCTCACCGCCAAGACATCCGCCATGGTTTGTTGGCTGTTTGTGGGTTCGTGGACTTTCTCATCGGTGTTCTCCTACCTCGGCGGCGAGGGCGTGATTGAACACTTCGTGTTGTCGTTGAATTTGTCGACAGTCGAGTTTTTGATCATGGCGCAGATCATCATCTTCATTTTGGGCTGGCCGCTCGAATGGAGTGAGATCATCATCATCTTTGTGCCGATCTTCCTGCCCATGCTCGCCGTTTTTGATGTTGATCCCTTGCTATTTGGATTGCTGATTGCGATCAACCTGCAGACTTCGTTTCTGACACCACCCATGGCGATGTCGGCATACTACCTCAAGGGCGTTGCCCCGCCAGGTGTTGAGCTATGGGATATTTTTAAGGGCTGCTTCCCATTTCTTGGCATGGTGCTCATGACGCTGGTGTTGGTGTATGTCTATCCACAGATCGTGTCGTACCTGCCTGACCTGCTCTATAACCAGCCCATCAAGGCTGATGACGGTCCGTTGCCAGAAGGTGTGATCGACCCATCGTTTTTCATGCAGACCAACTAG
- a CDS encoding TRAP transporter small permease subunit: MIGYIRWVDSLSKALGHAFGWCIVMLTLGTSYEVFMRYVLNSPTSWAYDMSYIFYGTLFMMAGAYTLSKSAHVRGDFLYRKWQPRTQAKVELVLYFVFFMPGILALVLTGFFYALQSTTILEVSVNSPAGVPVWPLKIVIFVSGVSMLLAGTAEMCRCVLCIKTGEWPTRDDDVKELEEVLLETHSTEQGANK, from the coding sequence ATGATCGGGTACATCCGATGGGTAGACAGCCTGTCTAAAGCGCTAGGCCATGCGTTTGGCTGGTGCATTGTGATGTTGACGCTAGGCACCAGTTACGAGGTGTTCATGCGCTATGTGCTCAATAGCCCTACATCCTGGGCTTATGACATGAGCTACATCTTCTATGGCACCTTATTCATGATGGCTGGTGCCTATACCCTGTCTAAAAGCGCCCATGTGCGTGGTGACTTCCTCTACCGCAAATGGCAACCTCGCACCCAAGCGAAGGTCGAACTGGTGTTGTATTTCGTGTTTTTTATGCCTGGCATCCTGGCACTGGTGCTCACCGGGTTTTTCTATGCGTTGCAGTCAACCACGATTTTAGAAGTGAGTGTCAACAGTCCGGCGGGGGTACCCGTGTGGCCACTGAAGATTGTGATTTTTGTGTCGGGTGTGAGCATGTTGCTTGCCGGCACAGCCGAGATGTGCCGCTGCGTGCTGTGCATCAAGACAGGCGAGTGGCCCACACGCGATGATGATGTCAAAGAACTCGAAGAGGTTCTGCTTGAAACCCACAGCACCGAACAAGGAGCGAACAAATGA
- a CDS encoding TRAP transporter substrate-binding protein — protein MAKLKQQTAVAKQDETVSSRRKFFKKAGTVAAAAPLAGFPMISVAQSPIVLKMQGGWGATDIFNEMAKEYVDRVNEMSGGRLRIDYLNSGSVVKTFEMMDAVSNGVLDAGHQVSAYWYGKSKVASLFGSGPITGANSEQLLGWIYRGGGMALYDELLKNLKLNVTTFFAFPMPPQPLGWFKDTPPRNAEELKGYKYRTVGLASDLMQELGMSVTQLPGGEIMPAMERGVIDAFEFNNPTSDSRFGAQDVAKYYSMGSFHQAQEFFEITFNKTKFNSLPADLQAILKYAAEAASSSNAWTAQDNYSRDLQKLIVEHKVRVVKTPQAVFDAQMNAWDKLTAQLAAEDPFFKKVVDSQMAWARRVAYYGFLADANYKAAYEHVFKTKLPF, from the coding sequence ATGGCCAAGCTCAAACAGCAAACCGCAGTCGCCAAGCAAGACGAGACTGTCAGCTCACGACGCAAGTTTTTTAAGAAGGCAGGTACGGTTGCTGCAGCAGCCCCGCTAGCTGGCTTCCCAATGATTTCTGTGGCGCAATCGCCCATCGTCCTCAAAATGCAAGGTGGCTGGGGTGCTACCGACATCTTTAACGAGATGGCCAAGGAATATGTAGACCGCGTGAATGAAATGTCAGGCGGCCGTCTGCGCATTGATTACTTGAACTCAGGTTCAGTGGTGAAGACCTTCGAAATGATGGATGCTGTCTCCAACGGTGTGCTCGATGCGGGTCACCAGGTGTCTGCGTACTGGTACGGTAAGTCAAAGGTCGCTTCCCTGTTTGGCTCAGGCCCCATCACAGGCGCAAACTCAGAACAGCTCTTGGGCTGGATCTATCGTGGCGGCGGCATGGCCCTCTACGACGAGTTGCTCAAGAACCTGAAGCTGAATGTGACGACCTTCTTTGCATTCCCGATGCCGCCTCAGCCACTGGGCTGGTTCAAGGATACGCCGCCACGTAACGCCGAAGAGCTCAAGGGCTACAAGTACCGTACCGTGGGCCTGGCCTCTGACCTGATGCAAGAGTTGGGCATGAGCGTGACCCAGCTGCCAGGCGGTGAAATCATGCCTGCCATGGAGCGTGGCGTGATCGATGCGTTTGAATTTAACAACCCAACGTCTGACAGCCGTTTCGGTGCTCAGGACGTGGCCAAGTACTACTCGATGGGTTCGTTCCACCAAGCGCAGGAATTCTTCGAGATCACGTTTAACAAAACCAAGTTCAACTCACTGCCAGCAGATCTGCAGGCCATCCTGAAGTATGCAGCTGAGGCGGCCTCGTCATCGAACGCCTGGACAGCCCAGGACAACTACTCACGTGACCTGCAAAAGCTGATCGTTGAGCACAAAGTTCGCGTGGTCAAGACCCCGCAGGCGGTGTTTGATGCCCAGATGAACGCATGGGACAAGCTCACAGCTCAGTTGGCAGCCGAAGACCCCTTCTTTAAGAAAGTGGTTGATTCGCAAATGGCTTGGGCACGTCGTGTGGCCTACTACGGCTTCTTGGCCGACGCCAACTACAAGGCAGCTTACGAGCACGTCTTTAAGACCAAGCTGCCGTTCTAA
- a CDS encoding NADPH-dependent FMN reductase, with translation MSELHLLGIGGSLRRASANRGLLRAAQAVLPAGVTMDIAELGDVPFYSSDIGQKPESVKRLLAQIESAQGLVLACPEYNYSIAPALKNALDWASREPDNHLLSGKTVAIVGAGGGMGTSRAQYHLRQVCVYLNLYVLNKPEVFVNAFTGNFDEHGDVLSDTVREQLAAQMQALVQLTKKLL, from the coding sequence ATGTCAGAGCTTCATTTGCTAGGAATCGGTGGCAGCCTCAGACGGGCCTCTGCTAACCGTGGATTGTTGCGCGCTGCACAAGCGGTCTTGCCCGCTGGCGTGACAATGGATATTGCCGAACTGGGCGATGTGCCTTTCTACAGCAGTGACATTGGTCAAAAGCCCGAGTCAGTCAAGCGTCTCTTGGCGCAAATCGAGAGCGCACAAGGGTTGGTCTTGGCTTGCCCGGAGTACAACTACTCGATCGCACCGGCATTAAAGAATGCACTCGATTGGGCTTCGCGTGAGCCAGACAACCATCTGTTGTCTGGCAAGACGGTGGCGATCGTCGGCGCCGGTGGCGGCATGGGAACCTCGCGCGCTCAATACCATCTGCGCCAGGTGTGCGTGTATCTGAATCTGTATGTGCTCAATAAGCCAGAAGTCTTTGTCAATGCGTTCACAGGCAATTTTGATGAGCACGGCGATGTGTTAAGCGATACGGTGCGTGAACAGCTCGCTGCCCAAATGCAGGCGTTGGTGCAGTTGACTAAAAAACTGCTTTAG
- a CDS encoding lysylphosphatidylglycerol synthase transmembrane domain-containing protein, with translation MRVAQSLRALTYLLASAILLWLVWRWFDGEQAWRRLQSAHIGWLVTAWLFLTLQTIASALRWQLTCKQLGVPMAKSIAIGQYYVSMLCNFTLPGGVLGDAGRAWHHRQAAGLAASAAAVILERLAGQLAMIVTLVLALAWQLRATVASHTMWWLGVAVMSAFIVFLGRRLPGPAWLTRLTSWIHQAWFAKEARAPQLGWTVFILVASLMSFYACAQAVGVELSGNMALLVLPATLLVMALPVSVAGWGVREAGAALIWPLAGVASDAAVAASIAYGLVATISVLPGLLWVRPKLSPQPH, from the coding sequence ATGCGAGTTGCTCAAAGCCTGCGGGCACTCACCTATCTGCTGGCATCAGCGATTCTGTTGTGGCTGGTGTGGCGGTGGTTTGATGGCGAGCAAGCTTGGCGAAGACTTCAGAGCGCACACATCGGATGGCTTGTCACCGCATGGCTTTTCTTGACCCTACAGACCATTGCATCAGCGCTACGTTGGCAATTGACCTGCAAGCAGCTTGGTGTACCGATGGCCAAGTCGATCGCCATCGGTCAGTACTACGTATCAATGTTGTGCAACTTTACCTTGCCAGGTGGCGTACTCGGTGATGCCGGGCGAGCCTGGCATCACCGGCAGGCAGCCGGCTTGGCGGCCTCTGCGGCAGCAGTCATACTCGAACGCCTTGCTGGTCAGCTGGCAATGATCGTGACGCTCGTCTTGGCGCTGGCCTGGCAACTGCGTGCCACGGTTGCGTCACACACGATGTGGTGGCTTGGCGTCGCAGTGATGAGCGCCTTCATCGTTTTCTTAGGCAGGCGTCTGCCTGGTCCTGCGTGGTTGACACGCCTGACAAGCTGGATACACCAAGCCTGGTTCGCCAAAGAGGCACGTGCGCCACAGTTAGGCTGGACGGTGTTTATTCTGGTGGCAAGCCTCATGTCGTTTTACGCCTGTGCCCAAGCAGTGGGGGTTGAACTATCGGGCAACATGGCCTTGTTGGTGCTGCCAGCCACACTGCTGGTGATGGCGCTGCCAGTATCCGTGGCTGGCTGGGGCGTGCGCGAGGCGGGCGCTGCGCTGATTTGGCCACTGGCAGGCGTGGCCAGCGATGCGGCTGTGGCGGCGAGCATCGCTTATGGTCTTGTAGCCACGATCTCGGTGCTGCCCGGCCTGCTGTGGGTTAGACCCAAACTTTCACCGCAACCCCACTGA
- a CDS encoding CDP-alcohol phosphatidyltransferase family protein, producing the protein MSTLKLYLNRYRQLGLHHPAALEALLLWAAIVGASLAALPQAIDTWQHAGALLALSLLLAMGVLLLVFLGRHYPHRHFGWCNTVTLLRAAAVCWLAGLWFASPDAWQGTLAWGASIAGLLLLALDGVDGWLARRYGNSSSFGARFDMEVDSLLALVLALLVWQTGKVGAWVVLLGLFRPIFILAGWQWRKLAGDLPESFARKVICVIQVAALAIMLAPVTTPEVAVGLAAITMALLTWSFGRDTLWLLRQ; encoded by the coding sequence ATGTCAACACTCAAGCTCTACCTGAACCGCTATCGCCAACTCGGACTGCACCATCCGGCAGCGCTCGAAGCGCTGTTGTTGTGGGCCGCCATCGTCGGGGCGAGCCTTGCTGCCTTACCCCAAGCGATTGACACCTGGCAGCATGCTGGCGCGCTGCTTGCACTTTCGCTGTTGTTGGCCATGGGCGTTTTGCTGCTGGTATTTCTAGGACGACATTACCCGCATCGTCACTTTGGCTGGTGCAATACCGTGACGTTGTTACGCGCAGCCGCAGTTTGCTGGCTGGCGGGGTTGTGGTTTGCGAGCCCCGATGCCTGGCAAGGTACGCTGGCCTGGGGTGCCTCGATCGCCGGCTTGCTCCTGTTGGCGCTAGATGGCGTAGACGGATGGCTTGCTCGGCGCTACGGCAACAGTTCAAGTTTTGGGGCGAGGTTTGACATGGAGGTCGATTCCTTGCTTGCGCTTGTGTTGGCTCTCTTGGTCTGGCAAACCGGGAAAGTGGGTGCATGGGTGGTACTGCTGGGCCTGTTTCGACCCATCTTTATTCTGGCTGGCTGGCAGTGGCGCAAGCTCGCCGGTGATCTGCCCGAATCATTTGCGCGCAAGGTGATCTGCGTTATTCAAGTGGCAGCGCTGGCCATCATGTTGGCACCCGTGACCACACCCGAGGTCGCGGTGGGGCTTGCGGCCATCACAATGGCACTACTGACCTGGTCATTTGGACGTGACACGCTGTGGTTATTGCGTCAATGA
- a CDS encoding 1-phosphofructokinase family hexose kinase, which produces MPANVLTVTLNPTLDVSTSVARLIDHAKLRCTPELEQVGGGGINVAHVIHSLGGSCQAMLPVGGSRGQDILARLAASGLDCVTAAIEQQNRQCFTVYESETGHEYRFVLPGPSLSPAEQDACIAAICEHLPSDYLVLSGSLPPGVPDDFYASIIGAARRIAPELRVVVDTSGAPLKHALGAGVFMIKPSQEEFCALTDQTFSDPLDGVSVCQALIAQVQAQVIALTLGARGALLVTAQDAWRIEPLPVKVTSTVGAGDSFVGGFVWSLTQNPDWIRAAQIGTAAATAALQTQGELRFDSHAILKASQDVVILPC; this is translated from the coding sequence ATGCCTGCCAATGTCCTGACTGTGACGCTGAACCCAACGCTTGATGTGAGTACCTCGGTGGCCAGACTCATCGACCATGCCAAGCTGCGTTGCACGCCCGAGCTTGAACAAGTCGGCGGTGGTGGCATTAACGTTGCGCATGTGATTCATTCTCTAGGCGGCAGCTGTCAGGCCATGCTGCCGGTTGGCGGCAGTCGTGGCCAAGACATCCTCGCACGACTCGCTGCCAGCGGTCTTGACTGCGTGACAGCCGCCATTGAACAACAAAACCGGCAATGCTTTACCGTCTACGAGTCCGAGACGGGTCATGAGTATCGATTCGTGTTGCCCGGGCCAAGTCTGTCGCCCGCCGAACAAGATGCGTGCATCGCGGCGATCTGTGAGCACTTGCCCTCTGATTACCTGGTGCTTTCAGGCAGCCTGCCCCCGGGTGTGCCAGATGACTTTTACGCCAGCATTATTGGCGCCGCCCGCCGCATCGCCCCCGAACTTCGGGTCGTGGTTGACACCAGTGGCGCACCTCTAAAACATGCGCTTGGCGCGGGCGTGTTCATGATTAAACCCAGTCAAGAAGAATTCTGTGCTTTGACGGATCAAACATTCTCCGACCCGCTAGACGGTGTATCGGTATGCCAAGCGTTGATTGCTCAGGTTCAGGCGCAAGTCATCGCATTGACTTTGGGTGCACGAGGCGCGTTGCTCGTCACCGCCCAAGACGCTTGGCGAATCGAGCCACTGCCAGTAAAAGTCACCAGTACCGTGGGTGCGGGAGACAGCTTTGTGGGGGGATTCGTCTGGTCCTTGACACAAAACCCGGACTGGATACGGGCGGCCCAAATCGGCACCGCCGCAGCGACAGCGGCACTGCAGACCCAGGGCGAACTGCGATTTGATAGCCATGCGATCTTGAAAGCCAGTCAGGACGTGGTGATACTGCCGTGCTGA
- a CDS encoding IclR family transcriptional regulator, translated as MTLLSVGAVVTFAPSQASDNRSLARGLEILRAFKPGLSALTNSEIAERTGLPRSTVSRLTGTLVRAGFLLHDAKLGGYRLSATVVGMSHVMLSGSLILKEALPLMQTVGRQMRVNVGLAVADHDDMIYLENLPFGPKASLRKVVVGQRVPVALTALGRAYLSTLDQKTLSHTLAILKRRHRRDWDKLYLQIISDMQTTQEQGYCAVAWQPGVVSIAAPLEIVNEPVHLLNMSLYTDDSLTRVAQVLSPALVRLRDAILLRLAKLAV; from the coding sequence ATGACGCTTTTGTCGGTGGGGGCAGTAGTGACGTTTGCGCCAAGTCAGGCTTCAGACAATCGGTCGCTTGCGCGTGGTTTGGAGATCTTGCGGGCTTTCAAGCCTGGCCTTAGCGCTTTAACCAACAGCGAGATTGCCGAGCGCACCGGACTGCCTCGCTCAACGGTGAGTCGGTTAACCGGCACCCTGGTTCGTGCGGGATTTTTGTTGCATGATGCAAAGCTGGGCGGCTATCGGTTAAGCGCGACCGTGGTGGGCATGTCGCACGTGATGCTCAGTGGCTCGCTGATACTGAAAGAGGCATTGCCGCTGATGCAGACAGTGGGTCGACAGATGCGAGTCAATGTGGGGCTGGCGGTGGCCGATCATGACGATATGATTTATCTTGAGAATCTGCCCTTTGGCCCCAAGGCGAGTTTGCGTAAAGTGGTGGTCGGTCAGCGGGTTCCGGTGGCGCTCACCGCGCTTGGGCGGGCGTATCTCAGTACGCTGGATCAAAAAACACTGTCACATACGTTGGCCATACTGAAGCGGCGCCATCGGCGCGATTGGGACAAACTCTATCTGCAAATCATCTCTGATATGCAAACTACCCAAGAACAAGGCTATTGTGCGGTGGCTTGGCAGCCTGGCGTGGTGTCGATCGCCGCGCCACTTGAAATCGTCAACGAACCGGTGCACTTGCTCAATATGAGTCTATATACCGACGACAGTCTTACCCGCGTGGCGCAGGTGCTCTCGCCCGCGCTTGTGCGTTTGCGAGATGCGATCTTGCTGAGGCTGGCCAAACTTGCTGTTTGA
- the ettA gene encoding energy-dependent translational throttle protein EttA, with protein sequence MAQYVFTMNRVGKIVPPKKQILRDISLSFFPGAKIGVLGLNGAGKSTLLKIMAGIDKEIEGEATPMPGLDIGYLPQEPQLNPDHSVRESVEEGLGAVTAARKRLDEVYAAYAEPDADFDALAAEQAELEAVIAAAASSGSDDIEAQMEIAADALRLPPWDAKIGNLSGGEKRRVALCRLLLAKPDMLLLDEPTNHLDAESVDWLEQFLQKFPGTVVAVTHDRYFLDNAAQWILELDRGHGIPWKGNYSSWLEQKEDRLKQEEATESARQKTIRKELEWVRQNPKGRQAKAKARMSRFEELSSHEYQKRNETSEIFIPVAERLGNEVVEFKNVSKAFGDRLLIDNLSFKVPAGAIVGIIGPNGAGKSTLFRMISGQEQPDNGEVVIGQTVKLAFVDQSRDALPNGKSVFEAISDGADLLTVGRFEMPARAYLGRFNFKGTDQSKQVGQLSGGERGRLHLAKTLLEGGNLLMLDEPSNDLDVETLRALEDALLEFAGSVMVISHDRWFLDRIATHILAFEGDSQVVFFDGNYQEYEADKKRRLGEAGAAPKRIRYKALK encoded by the coding sequence ATGGCTCAATACGTTTTTACGATGAACCGGGTAGGCAAGATCGTGCCACCCAAGAAGCAAATCCTGCGTGACATCTCTTTGTCTTTTTTTCCTGGCGCCAAAATAGGCGTGCTCGGACTAAATGGTGCCGGTAAATCGACCTTGCTCAAGATCATGGCCGGCATCGACAAGGAGATCGAAGGCGAGGCGACTCCCATGCCTGGTCTGGATATTGGGTACTTGCCTCAAGAGCCGCAACTAAACCCCGATCACAGCGTGCGTGAATCGGTTGAAGAAGGCTTGGGGGCGGTAACTGCCGCGCGCAAGCGGCTAGACGAGGTCTATGCAGCGTATGCTGAGCCCGATGCAGATTTTGATGCGTTGGCAGCTGAGCAGGCCGAGCTTGAAGCCGTCATTGCCGCTGCAGCGTCGTCTGGTTCAGACGACATCGAGGCTCAGATGGAAATCGCGGCTGATGCGTTACGCTTGCCCCCCTGGGACGCCAAGATCGGCAATCTCTCCGGTGGTGAGAAACGGCGTGTGGCCTTGTGCCGTTTGCTGTTGGCAAAGCCCGATATGCTGCTGCTCGATGAGCCCACCAACCACCTTGATGCTGAAAGTGTTGATTGGCTTGAGCAATTCCTGCAGAAGTTTCCAGGCACGGTGGTCGCTGTGACTCACGACCGCTACTTTCTGGACAATGCAGCACAGTGGATTCTGGAATTGGATCGCGGCCACGGCATTCCCTGGAAAGGCAACTACAGTTCCTGGCTCGAACAAAAGGAAGATCGCTTAAAGCAGGAAGAAGCCACTGAATCAGCACGACAAAAGACCATCCGCAAGGAACTGGAGTGGGTGCGCCAGAATCCCAAAGGTCGTCAGGCCAAGGCCAAGGCGCGTATGTCACGCTTTGAAGAACTCTCCTCGCACGAATATCAAAAGCGCAACGAAACTTCAGAAATCTTCATCCCTGTAGCGGAGCGTTTGGGCAACGAAGTGGTGGAGTTCAAAAACGTCTCCAAGGCGTTTGGTGATCGTCTTTTGATTGACAACTTGAGCTTCAAAGTGCCCGCTGGCGCGATCGTGGGCATTATTGGTCCTAACGGCGCGGGTAAGTCGACGCTATTTCGCATGATCTCTGGTCAAGAGCAGCCCGATAACGGGGAAGTGGTCATTGGTCAGACCGTCAAGCTCGCGTTTGTTGATCAGTCACGCGATGCTTTGCCCAATGGCAAATCTGTGTTTGAAGCGATCTCAGATGGCGCAGACCTTTTGACGGTGGGCCGCTTTGAGATGCCTGCCCGTGCCTACCTGGGTCGCTTTAACTTCAAGGGCACGGACCAAAGCAAGCAAGTTGGCCAGTTGTCTGGTGGTGAACGTGGCCGCCTGCATTTGGCCAAGACGCTTCTGGAAGGCGGCAACCTCTTGATGCTTGACGAACCGTCAAACGACCTGGATGTTGAAACCTTGCGTGCATTGGAAGACGCATTGCTTGAGTTTGCCGGTAGTGTGATGGTCATTAGCCACGACCGCTGGTTCCTCGATCGCATTGCGACTCATATTCTGGCGTTTGAAGGCGACTCGCAAGTCGTGTTCTTTGATGGCAACTACCAGGAATACGAAGCTGACAAGAAGCGCCGCTTGGGTGAAGCGGGTGCCGCGCCCAAGCGCATTCGCTACAAGGCCTTGAAGTAG
- a CDS encoding isochorismatase family protein produces MIRRLSAAHSVLLIVDMQASLMPVIDQGDLRIAAAKRLADAAKLLNIPVLATEHLADKLGHTVEPLLSDLQAVCNKTHFDGTKEDHFEAFMPPGRSQVVVCGAEAHVCVMQTALGVLQSGREVWMASDACGSRHDEDRVLGLGRLANAGAELVSSEMVMFEWLVHADHPKFRDVLAVIKSKDG; encoded by the coding sequence ATGATCCGACGCCTGTCAGCAGCACACTCGGTTTTACTGATCGTTGACATGCAGGCCTCGTTGATGCCGGTCATTGACCAGGGCGATCTTCGTATTGCGGCGGCTAAACGTCTGGCCGATGCGGCCAAGCTGCTAAACATCCCGGTGCTGGCCACTGAACACCTGGCCGACAAGCTCGGCCACACCGTCGAGCCCTTGCTAAGCGACCTTCAAGCCGTTTGCAACAAGACTCACTTTGACGGCACGAAAGAAGATCATTTTGAAGCGTTCATGCCGCCCGGCCGATCACAAGTCGTGGTATGCGGTGCTGAAGCGCATGTGTGTGTGATGCAAACCGCGCTTGGGGTGTTGCAAAGCGGGCGAGAGGTCTGGATGGCCTCTGATGCCTGCGGCTCACGTCACGATGAGGATCGTGTGCTTGGGCTGGGTCGACTGGCCAATGCTGGTGCTGAATTGGTGTCATCCGAGATGGTGATGTTCGAGTGGCTGGTGCACGCTGATCACCCGAAGTTTCGGGACGTGTTGGCGGTGATCAAATCCAAGGATGGGTGA
- a CDS encoding type II toxin-antitoxin system ParD family antitoxin has protein sequence MNINLTPYLERMVRQKVESGLYTSASEVLREALRLMEQQDNLQAAKLQQLRQDIQAGIASGTSTAWDSEQIKRNARAARQGK, from the coding sequence ATGAACATAAACCTTACTCCGTACCTCGAACGCATGGTTCGACAGAAAGTTGAGTCGGGCCTTTATACGTCGGCTAGCGAAGTACTGCGTGAAGCTCTTCGGCTTATGGAGCAGCAGGACAATTTGCAAGCGGCAAAACTCCAACAACTACGGCAAGATATTCAAGCTGGCATTGCTAGCGGCACCTCCACGGCTTGGGATTCTGAACAGATTAAGCGTAACGCGCGCGCCGCACGCCAAGGTAAGTGA
- a CDS encoding type II toxin-antitoxin system RelE/ParE family toxin, with the protein MARVVYRPLAGVDVTDIWNFIAEQSIAQADAWIDHLEDRLQLLATQPLMGRAREDLYENLRSYPFGRYVIFYVPLNDGVDVVRVIHSA; encoded by the coding sequence GTGGCTCGAGTTGTATATAGGCCACTTGCTGGCGTAGACGTGACGGACATATGGAATTTCATCGCAGAGCAGAGCATTGCGCAGGCAGATGCCTGGATTGACCATTTGGAAGACAGATTGCAATTATTGGCCACGCAACCCTTAATGGGGCGCGCTCGCGAGGATTTGTATGAAAACTTGCGTAGCTATCCCTTTGGCCGGTACGTCATCTTTTACGTCCCGTTAAATGATGGCGTAGACGTAGTCCGAGTGATTCATTCAGCATGA
- the minE gene encoding cell division topological specificity factor MinE, with product MSFLSFLLGQKKTSASVAKERLQIILAHERTGGSEATPDYLPQLQQELVAVISKYVKVDPNDIKVNLERQDSLEVLEVKIEIQQDQ from the coding sequence ATGTCGTTTTTGTCTTTCCTTCTAGGCCAGAAAAAAACCTCGGCCTCGGTAGCCAAGGAACGCCTGCAAATCATTCTGGCGCACGAACGCACAGGCGGCAGCGAAGCCACGCCCGACTATCTGCCTCAGCTGCAGCAAGAACTCGTGGCGGTGATATCCAAATACGTGAAGGTCGATCCCAACGACATTAAGGTCAATCTCGAACGGCAGGATTCACTTGAGGTGCTCGAGGTGAAAATCGAGATACAGCAGGATCAGTGA